In Candidatus Manganitrophus noduliformans, the genomic stretch CGCGAGATTGGTGAAGACATAGAGATCCCGATCGTTCGCCGCTTCCTCCTCGATCTGCTCCAAAATATGCCACCCCTCCGGATCATCCCCCGCCATCCCCCCGATCAGCGCGAGCTGCACCCCCGGAACGGCTTCCTTCACCAAACGGTACGCCCGGATCACGCCGAGCGGGTCTTTCCACGGATCGAACCGGGAGACCTGGACCAACAACGGCCGGGTCAGATCGACCCCGGAGTCGGCGATCGCCCGCTTGCAGAGCTCGATCGGGATCTCCATGTTTTTGGTGGCGAGCGGATCGATGGCGGGGGGGATAAAAGCGACCCGCTTGATCTGAAGGCCGGGGAGGAGAAATTCGGGCATCGTGAAGACCAAGGCATCGTACGCCTCGATAAACGGCTTGAAGAATTGGCTGACATTCGGATCGGGGGATGAGCTGTCGATGTGGCAGCGCCAGATCCATTTGGCCCGGTTTTCCCCGATGAAGTGTCGGATCGCCGCCGACTGAGGATCATGGACGATGTAGACGTCGTACTCCCGGCCGATGAGCTTGGCGCTCTCCTCGTTCGCCTGAAGATAGATCCTTCGGTCCGCTTCCGTCAGATCGTACTGCGCCCCTTGCAGGGCGTTATGAAAGGCCTTGGTCACCACGAAGAATTCCCGCGTTCCGTGTATGATCCGCCAATCGGCCGAAAGGCCGAAGGTCTGCAGAAGGGGGAGATAGCGCGAGAGGAGCTCCGCCACCCCGCCCCCCAGGGCGGTGGAGTTGAGGTGGCAGATCCGAACCCCGCTTAACTCCCGCGCCAGCATTATCAACTCATCGATCAATTCATCCCCGACGAGCGGACGGTAGCTGTCGACATTAATCGAGACGGCGCCGGCGTGGCGTCCGACGGAAATTTTGGGCCGGATCGATCTTCTTTTTTCCAACATGGCCTAGATCTCCAGCTCGGCCGAGACCAACGGATCGCCCACTTCCCGCCGGATCTTGAAGCCGAGCTTCTTGCAGACCCGCTGCATGGCGGTGTTGTCGGGAAGGATGTCGGCGCGGATTTTTTTGAGGTGCTCGTCGCGGCCGATCCGAATGAGGCGGCGGAGAAGCTCGGTCCCCAGCCCCTGCCGCTGATAAGGATCGGCGATCAAGATGGAAAATTCGGCCTCCTCGGTTCCTTCGATCTTGGTCAGCCGGGCGGCGCCGAGCAGGTCCCGGGTTTCCGTGTCGGGATCTTTCCGCTCCACGACCAGCGCCATCTCGCGATCATAATCGATAAAGCAGATCCGGGTCAGCCGCTCGTGGGCGACCCGCTGGCTGAGCTTCAACGGTTGAAAGAAACGGAGATAGACGCTCTGGTCCGAGAGGGCTTGGTGGAAGCGGACCATCAGCGGCTCGTCTTCCGGCCGGATCGGACGGATCGTCACCGGGGTGCCGTCTTTCAAGGCCGATCGGCTGACGTACTGGGCCGGGTAGGGGCGGATGGCCAGCTTCGGGAGATCTTCTTCGCGAACTTCTTTCCCATGAACGACGACGCGGGCATCGAGCGCGATCTGCCGATCCTCCGAGA encodes the following:
- a CDS encoding glycosyltransferase, producing MLEKRRSIRPKISVGRHAGAVSINVDSYRPLVGDELIDELIMLARELSGVRICHLNSTALGGGVAELLSRYLPLLQTFGLSADWRIIHGTREFFVVTKAFHNALQGAQYDLTEADRRIYLQANEESAKLIGREYDVYIVHDPQSAAIRHFIGENRAKWIWRCHIDSSSPDPNVSQFFKPFIEAYDALVFTMPEFLLPGLQIKRVAFIPPAIDPLATKNMEIPIELCKRAIADSGVDLTRPLLVQVSRFDPWKDPLGVIRAYRLVKEAVPGVQLALIGGMAGDDPEGWHILEQIEEEAANDRDLYVFTNLAGVGSMEVNVFQRGCDLIIQKSIREGFGLVVSEALWKEKPVIAGRAGGIPMQFPEGYHRYLVDTVEECADRVLHLLKRPGDRGDFGRAGREHVRKHFLFPRLLRNELRLIKDLLHPG